The Elaeis guineensis isolate ETL-2024a chromosome 14, EG11, whole genome shotgun sequence genome has a segment encoding these proteins:
- the LOC105057025 gene encoding uncharacterized protein produces the protein MELQIPKGTEPQKNARNKPLETPPPAPAAAAASSNKPPPPPATARLQDPTPPHTSTSLAEQHADRGNAGEQRKEGEWGGAEQKGPKPQASETTSVGPSSATAIAAAAGAATDLQKKRRRAERFGMPVLLTEEEKRNSRAKRFGTGSTLHGIQNAGQVEEQKRKARAERFGLKAHSPVDEEAKKKARLERFAPNSKTATAEEEKRNTGNQIFTNIRHLSSQWQGQL, from the exons ATGGAGCTCCAGATACCCAAGGGCACGGAACCCCAGAAAAATGCCCGTAACAAACCGCTGGAGACGCCTCCTCCTgctccggcggcggcggcggcctcCTCCAACAAGCCCCCTCCTCCTCCTGCCACGGCGCGCCTCCAAGACCCTACTCCTCCCCATACCTCGACTTCCCTCGCGGAGCAGCACGCCGACCGTGGGAACGCCGGGGAGCAGCGCAAGGAGGGAGAATGGGGAGGGGCAGAGCAAAAGGGGCCCAAGCCCCAGGCCTCCGAGACCACCTCGGTGGGGCCCTCCTCGGCGACGGCAATTGCTGCGGCGGCCGGCGCTGCCACCGATCTCCAGAAGAAGCGCCGCCGAGCGGAACGCTTCGGGATGCCCGTGCTGCTGACTGAGGAGGAGAAGCGCAACTCTCGAGCCAAGCG GTTTGGAACTGGCTCTACTTTGCATGGAATACAGAATGCAGGACAAGTGGAAGAGCAGAAAAGAAAAGCCCGAGCAGAGAG ATTTGGGCTTAAAGCACACTCCCCAGTTGATGAGGAAGCAAAGAAGAAGGCTCGGTTAGAGAGATTTGCTCCAAACTCCAAGACTGCGActgcagaagaagaaaaaagaaacacgGGCAATCAG attttcacAAACATCCGGCACCTCTCAAGCCAATGGCAGGGCCAACTCTGA